The following are encoded in a window of Anoplopoma fimbria isolate UVic2021 breed Golden Eagle Sablefish chromosome 3, Afim_UVic_2022, whole genome shotgun sequence genomic DNA:
- the lrrc8da gene encoding volume-regulated anion channel subunit LRRC8D has product MMFTLTEVASLNDIQPTYRILKPWWDVFMDYLGLVMLMLAIFAMTMQITKDQVACLPCLEDPEDTSNSFTQQSAQEVASSAATVATTMPLITKDLPDEVVHEIHVNQHTAVVPEKYANQPQPTGVRTNLDYQQYIFINQICYHVALPWYSKYFPYLTLIHTIVLMVSSNFWFKYPKTSSKIEHFVSILGRCFESPWTTKALSETACEDSEENKQRLTGTSSAPKQVSSEGKDEGTNVNSSTPMLGVKFSADKPIAEVPSSMTILDKKDGEQAKALFEKVRKFRAHVEDSDFIYKLYVAQTVVKTVKFILILSYTSTFLAKINFKHDCEPDIKQLTGYRKFFCTHNMAFMLNKLLISYMALILIYGMACLYSLFWVFRRPLKEYSFEKVREESSFSDIPDVKNDFAFLLHMVDQYDQLYSKRFGVFLSEVSENKLREISLNHEWTFEKLRQLVTRNAMDQQELHLFMLSGLPNAVFDLTDLEVLKLELIPEVRFSAKVSQMTSLLELHLCHCPAKVEQTGFAFLRDHLRCLHVKFTDVAEIPGWVYLLKSLRELNLIGNLSSENNKMIGLESMRDLRHLKTLCLKSNLTKMPTNITELSPHLIKLVVHNDGTKLMVLNSLKKMTNLIELELHTCELERIPHAIFSLTNLQELDLKSNNIRTIEEIISFQHLKRLTCLKLWHNKIITIPSSIGQVKSLESLHLSHNKLETLPPALFTLPKLRHLDVGHNSITVLPPDVGLLHNLQHLAINSNKLEVLPKPLFRCTKLKALCLGNNALTVLPETVGQLVQLTQLELRGNCLDRLPVQLGNCRLLRKSGMVVEDHLYDALPVEVRENFSRETNASFTSGL; this is encoded by the coding sequence TGATGTTCACACTCACTGAGGTTGCGTCCCTGAATGACATCCAGCCGACGTACCGCATCCTGAAGCCATGGTGGGACGTCTTCATGGACTACCTGGGGCTGGTCATGCTCATGCTGGCAATATTCGCCATGACCATGCAGATCACCAAGGACCAGGTGGCCTGCCTTCCGTGTCTAGAGGACCCGGAGGACACCTCGAACTCGTTCACGCAGCAGAGCGCACAGGAAGTAGCCTCGTCAGCAGCCACCGTGGCAACCACCATGCCCCTCATCACTAAGGACTTACCAGACGAAGTTGTCCATGAGATACATGTCAACCAACACACTGCTGTGGTGCCAGAAAAATATGCCAATCAACCACAGCCGACAGGGGTCAGGACCAACCTGGACTATCAACAATATATCTTCATCAACCAAATATGTTACCATGTTGCCTTGCCCTGGTATTCCAAGTACTTTCCTTACCTCACACTGATCCACACCATTGTTCTCATGGTCAGTAGCAATTTTTGGTTCAAGTACCCCAAAACGAGCTCAAAAATTGAGCATTTTGTTTCGATTCTAGGTAGATGCTTTGAGTCTCCCTGGACTACGAAGGCTTTGTCTGAAACGGCTTGTGAGGACTCTGAGGAGAACAAACAGCGGCTGACCGGCACCTCCTCTGCACCAAAACAGGTGTCTTCAGAGGGGAAGGATGAAGGAACCAATGTCAACTCATCCACACCCATGCTCGGGGTGAAGTTCTCTGCAGATAAGCCCATCGCGGAGGTACCAAGTAGTATGACAATCCTGGACAAGAAAGACGGGGAGCAGGCCAAAGCCTTGTttgagaaagtgagaaaattCAGGGCTCACGTGGAGGACAGTGATTTCATCTACAAGCTTTATGTAGCACAGACCGTTGTCAAAACTGTcaagtttattttgatattatcCTACACTTCAACCTTTTTGGCTAAAATAAATTTTAAGCATGATTGTGAACCTGATATTAAACAGCTAACAGGGTACAGAAAGTTCTTCTGTACGCACAACATGGCTTTCATGCTAAACAAGCTGCTTATTAGCTACATGGCTTTGATTTTGATCTACGGCATGGCTTGCTTGTACTCTCTCTTCTGGGTGTTTCGACGACCTCTGAAAGAGTACTCATTCGAGAAAGTCCGGGAAGAGAGCAGCTTTAGTGACATTCCTGATGTCAAAAATGACTTTGCATTCCTCTTACACATGGTTGACCAGTATGACCAACTCTACTCCAAACGCTTTGGTGTCTTCTTGTCTGAGGTCAGTGAAAACAAGCTTAGGGAGATCAGCCTCAATCACGAGTGGACCTTTGAAAAACTCCGACAACTTGTGACGCGTAATGCAATGGACCAACAGGAGCTGCACCTTTTCATGCTCTCTGGTCTCCCGAATGCAGTGTTTGACCTCACAGACTTGGAAGTGCTGAAACTGGAGCTGATTCCTGAGGTGAGGTTTTCGGCGAAGGTCTCCCAAATGACCAGCCTGCTGGAGCTGCATCTCTGCCACTGTCCGGCCAAAGTAGAGCAGACAGGGTTTGCTTTCCTCCGCGACCATCTTCGCTGCCTTCATGTCAAGTTCACTGATGTTGCTGAGATCCCAGGATGGGTGTATCTGCTGAAGAGTCTAAGGGAACTTAACCTAATCGGCAACTTGAGctcagaaaataacaaaatgattgGTCTGGAGTCCATGCGAGATTTGAGGCATTTAAAGACACTATGCTTGAAGAGCAACCTCACAAAAATGCCTACAAACATCACAGAGCTGTCACCACATCTCATTAAGCTCGTAGTGCACAACGATGGTACAAAACTGATGGTACTAAATAgcctgaaaaaaatgacaaatctaATTGAACTGGAGCTGCACACCTGTGAGCTGGAGAGGATTCCCCACGCTATTTTCAGCTTGACCAACCTGCAGGAGCTTGACCTGAAATCGAACAACATCCGGACTATAGAGGAGATCATCAGCTTCCAGCATCTCAAGAGGCTGACGTGTCTTAAACTGTGGCACAACAAAATTATCACCATCCCATCCTCCATCGGCCAGGTCAAGTCTCTGGAGTCGCTCCACCTCTCTCATAATAAACTGGAGACCCTGCCTCCGGCCTTGTTCACTCTACCTAAACTGCGGCACTTGGACGTGGGCCACAACTCCATCACAGTGCTCCCTCCAGATGTGGGTCTCCTCCACAATCTGCAGCACTTGGCCATCAACTCCAACAAGCTGGAGGTGCTGCCCAAGCCTCTGTTCAGGTGCACCAAGCTCAAGGCGTTGTGTCTGGGGAACAATGCGCTCACCGTGCTGCCAGAGACCGTGGGTCAGCTGGTCCAGCTCACTCAGCTGGAGCTGAGAGGAAACTGTCTGGACAGACTGCCCGTCCAGCTGGGAAACTGCCGCCTGCTGCGCAAAAGCGGCATGGTCGTGGAGGACCATCTCTACGACGCACTGCCCGTGGAAGTTAGGGAGAACTTCAGCCGAGAGACCAACGCGTCCTTCACGAGTGGCTTATAG
- the LOC129089009 gene encoding uncharacterized protein LOC129089009 isoform X2: protein MNRQNNSALNPSVLSKGGAPGSMQPPPGRIPQDFKAAMLQIPLKLSNNTNNSISDAAAQTQPAQKPAGKQDDSLDKSTDSSQRVEMYDPYDPLSSDSEHEMLRAQDHNKSPPDQDYKLGRQCSSPSTDLRKKRRWASCYSDSLGQPLHRQDSSPETRPTQSQGLSLGHRLHERQAYSLNTESLDRLGFTTISRHLDQMVCSPDMLIHASSAQQFPAFYGGQRTNGVERIIIPEYQREMNTTVRLSPPRLQQDYQQLKYLGTGQEQIPLSTEVPRKSNVDIIMDRSPITCDLCDVELANGQELEDHLESKSHWDTLEHIQQQNNYDDLAIAFIQEVMLYKSHQCSRAIEDGALEALQENDHMTKIEMFHCAACSVFVSTSVSSVHTHITSQEHYTNVKEFQVQQRRSCLDKAETMMKELKPQFEHFLKGGSPFE from the exons ATGAATCGTCAGAATAACTCTGCGTTGAACCCTTCAGTGCTTTCTAAAGGAGGAGCACCGGGGTCCATGCAGCCTCCACCCGGAAG AATACCCCAGGACTTCAAAGCAGCGATGCTCCAGATCCCACTGAAGCtatcaaacaacacaaacaacagtatTTCTGACGCGGCTGCTCAGACACAACCAGCCCAGAAACCTGCAG GAAAACAAGATGACTCTCTGGACAAAAGCACGGACAGTTCACAAAG ggTTGAGATGTATGATCCTTACGACCCACTCTCGTCAGACTCTGAACACGAGATGCTACGTGCCCAAGACCACAACAAGTCCCCACCTGATCAGGATTACAAACTGGGACGCCAGTGTTCGTCTCCAAGTACAGATTTACGTAAAAAACGCCGCTGGGCATCATGCTACTCTGATTCGTTGGGCCAACCCCTCCACAGACAGGACTCTAGCCCTGAAACCAGACCCACCCAGAGTCAGGGTCTCAGTCTAGGTCATAGACTGCATGAACGACAGGCTTATAGCCTCAACACTGAATCACTTGATCGACTGGGTTTTACCACCATAAGTAGACATCTGGACCAGATGGTCTGTAGCCCTGACATGCTTATTCACGCCTCCTCCGCCCAACAGTTTCCTGCATTTtatggaggacagaggaccaACGGGGTGGAGAGGATAATAATCCCAGAATACCAAAGAGAG ATGAACACTACTGTTAGATTATCCCCACCCAGGTTACAGCAGGACTATCAACAGTTGAAATACTTGGGAACAG GACAGGAACAAATACCACTTTCCACAGAGGTGCCAAGAAAGAGCAACGTAGATATAATAATGGACAG GAGCCCCATCACTTGTGACCTTTGTGATGTTGAGTTAGCCAATGGTCAGGAGCTGGAGGATCACTTGGAGAGCAAGAGTCACTGGGACACCCTGGAGCACATCCAGCAGCAGAATAATTATGATGATCTGGCTATAGCCTTCATACAG GAAGTCATGCTGTATAAAAGCCATCAGTGCAGCCGAGCCATAGAGGATGGTGCACTTGAag CTCTGCAGGAAAACGACCACATGACAAAGATTGAAATGTTCCACTGTGCAGCTTGCAGTGTCTTCGTATCCACATCTGTATCTTCAGTGCACACTCACATTACTTCTCAGGAACACTACACCAACGTAAAG GAGTTTCAGGTGCAGCAGAGACGCTCTTGCCTTGACAAAGCAGAAACCATGATGAAGGAGCTGAAACCTCAGTTTGAGCACTTCCTGAAG ggTGGCAGCCCATTTGAATGA
- the znf644a gene encoding zinc finger protein 644a — protein MAAEMSCLTGVDEDDKDADPEINALTLLQEPVRMAQDSACCTDSFGKPSLKQNSVLDVLSNTDMLSPVGLGNGPSSHQATQAHELNNISTEKEEAKSITPLKTVQEIDTAGIWGFDEDSPENSLDNFGSGSDLHWDPHKEFMQFLWENHGDSPGEESKDEVPSANSQRRRKRKMDMVVMVDPSEDLYPDLSHKSSEELSDAEDQVDSIPVRKVRKSRKFSQAQSSPSAKVSTYPNGTVKAIKEILYNAPARNSHENSIGHGLSPLKGRLTINSHSEEKPSCYPCSKCKLIFKKEHHLHRHMKSHVESPNISPKPFICRECGQSFRQSVSLIEHMSIHKEKTARLTEEIKSVNDKKKEDKKKLFCPQCAFVTNCPNTFVQHAKTHEKDKRKFRCDKCSFRTMSETDLRRHNIMQHTVITVRKQIQNDDSETFSCNICSYRAFSKSVFKNHLLRRHQQTLEENEAEQRIEKNAQPSREQHMPTTKTSVEDAQITSKISIKNLIPFKRASSPRDSNDISDLFKNNKIKRGIKSQLSESKLDKSINVLLSRQRHGKKTPEQRKESNNFRTYIQDSEGDNDGSDQLPGTLTIKVEDSASSPNGHRMTSNAAEIDQSTVRKSPSKRKMSTPYRNTSDQDSCFILPKPLPSPKKMNQEEDEEEDEEEEDEEEDEEEEEEMSDYQEKDIFQFNDSESDTDLFDNGIKKEKQNIIYTYSRRMSMRGALQASKRLFEKIKTEEQDQTNPEIKEECIETEVFQEAIDSHQIPMSEDFTEDFDLELESNKNCPYCPAVFESGVGLSNHVRGHLHRVGLSYNARHVVSPEQVASQDRRPRIRRKISAFRRLKKALQLESESETVKSIHSCPLCGDSFDNRTGQSNHIRGHLKKLGKSFATKNKSPLFLLRELMRDKKEFQRALQILGKKRNHFQYGASPKVSNVDCFTPPPIGIPKSNSFSSVCADARPLMHTFSLMEMESEKKQLETKLDVKNSLSGTTALIGILKKRKCQEDGRIKGSSQMSRNLLAVSSNSEHCSGSRFASSLPKSLCEKGEFNRKVCFHCNATFHSGVSLSNHLRAYTKRKRNSLLEGNTFDCKARRQRSRPGSKKKTLPLPQTPEEMYRLTCRFCDLVFQGPLSVQEDWIKHLQRHIMNTSVPHTGLGMVEVTLLPTDPSTLKTDQDSSLTATHAAS, from the exons ATGGCAGCTGAAATGTCATGTCTGACAGGTGTTGATGAAGACGACAAAGATGCAGATCCTGAGATCAATGCCCTCACACTCCTGCAAGAGCCAGTGAGAATGGCACAAGATTCAGCCTGTTGCACCGATTCTTTTGGCAAACCTtctctgaaacaaaacagtgttCTAGATGTTCTGTCAAACACAGATATGTTGTCTCCGGTTGGCCTGGGGAATGGACCTTCCTCGCATCAGGCTACACAAGCCCATGAACTCAACAATATCTccacagagaaagaggaggcaaAGAGCATCACCCCACTAAAAACTGTGCAGGAAATTGATACTGCAGGAATTTGGGGTTTTGATGAAGACTCACCTGAGAACTCATTGGATAATTTTGGTAGTGGCAGTGACCTTCATTGGGACCCTCACAAAGAGTTTATGCAGTTTCTGTGGGAGAACCATGGCGATTCACCTGGTGAGGAGTCTAAAGATGAAGTCCCTTCTGCCAACAGCCAAAGGAGAAGGAAGCGGAAAATGGACATGGTTGTCATGGTGGATCCCTCAGAAGACCTTTACCCTGATCTGAGCCACAAGTCATCTGAGGAATTGTCTGATGCCGAAGACCAAGTAGACTCCATTCCTGTCAGGAAAGTCAGAAAGTCAAGAAAGTTCTCCCAGGCACAGTCGTCACCATCAGCAAAAGTGTCCACGTATCCCAATGGAACTGTAAAGGCCATCAAGGAAATTCTTTACAATGCACCTGCAAGAAACTCACATGAGAACAGTATAGGTCATGGGCTTTCACCATTGAAGGGTAGGCTCACCATAAATTCTCATTCAGAGGAGAAGCCATCATGTTATCCTTGCTCAAAATGTAAGCTCATTTTCAAGAAAGAGCATCATTTGCATCGTCACATGAAGTCTCATGTTGAATCTCCAAATATCTCGCCAAAGCCCTTTATATGCCGAGAATGTGGACAGTCCTTCAGACAAAGTGTTTCGCTTATTGAGCACATGTCCATCCACAAAGAGAAAACGGCAAGACTTACTGAGGAGATCAAAAGCGTGAATGATAAGAAGAAAGAGGACAAAAAGAAGCTATTCTGCCCTCAGTGCGCTTTTGTTACAAACTGCCCAAACACATTTGTTCAACATGCTAAAACACACGAGAAGGACAAGAGAAAGTTTAGATGTGACAAATGTAGCTTCAGGACAATGAGTGAGACGGATCTTAGGAGACATAACATTATGCAGCATACTGTTATTACTGTTAGAAAGCAAATCCAGAATGATGACTCTGAAACTTTCTCCTGTAACATTTGTTCTTATAGAGCTTTTagcaaaagtgtttttaagaATCACCTCCTGCGTCGCCATCAACAAACTTTAGAGGAAAACGAAGCTGAACAGCGTATTGAGAAAAATGCACAACCATCTAGGGAGCAGCACATGCCTACTACTAAAACTTCTGTAGAAGATGCACAGATAACATCTAAAATCTCTATAAAAAATCTGATCCCCTTTAAAAGAGCTAGTTCACCTAGGGACTCCAATGACATTTCAGACTTATTCAAAAATAACAAGATTAAGAGAGGTATCAAGTCTCAACTATCAGAGTCAAAGCTGGACAAATCTATAAATGTTCTCCTGTCCCGACAAAGACATGGAAAGAAAACTCCAgaacagaggaaggaaagcaaTAATTTTAGAACATATATTCAGGATTCTGAAGGTGACAATGATGGCTCTGATCAGTTGCCAGGAACATTGACTATCAAGGTTGAAGATTCAGCTTCATCCCCAAATGGCCATAGGATGACATCCAATGCCGCCGAAATAGATCAGTCAACAGTCAGAAAGTCACCGTCTAAAAGGAAGATGTCCACCCCATATCGCAACACCTCTGACCAAGATTCATGCTTCATCTTACCAAAACCTCTGCCAAGTCCCAAGAAAATGAAccaagaagaagacgaagaagaagacgaagaagaagaagacgaagaagaagacgaagaagaagaagaagaaatgtcaGACTATCAAGAAAAAGACATTTTCCAGTTCAACGATTCAGAGTCAGACACTGATCTTTTTGACAATggtatcaaaaaagaaaaacaaaacataatttatacCTATAGCAGAAGAATGTCCATGAGGGGGGCTCTGCAGGCCTCTAAAAGGCTATTCGAGAAAATAAAGACTGAAGAGCAAGACCAAACTAACCCTGAAATCAAAGAAGAATGCATAGAAACAGAAGTCTTCCAAGAAGCCATTGACTCCCACCAAATACCAATGAGTGAAGACTTCACAGAGGATTTTGATTTAGAGTTGGAATCTAACAAGAACTGTCCATACTGTCCTGCAGTCTTTGAGTCGGGTGTTGGATTGTCCAATCATGTCCGAGGGCATCTTCATAGGGTGGGACTGAGCTACAATGCACGCCATGTAGTGTCTCCTGAGCAGGTGGCTTCTCAAGACAGGAGGCCACGAATTCGCCGAAAGATTTCAGCGTTCCGGAgattgaaaaaag cGTTACAGCTGGAGTCAGAATCTGAGACTGTGAAGAGCATTCACTCCTGTCCGTTATGTGGGGACTCATTTGATAACAGGACTGGACAGTCCAACCACATAAGAGGCCACCTCAAAAAGCTTGGTAAAAgttttgcaacaaaaaacaaatctccTTTATTTTTACTCCGGGAGTTGATGCGCGACAAGAAGGAATTCCAGCGTGCACTTCAAATTCTGGGAAAGAAACGGAACCATTTCCAATATGGTGCTTCACCAAAGGTGTCCAATGTTGATTGTTTCACGCCGCCACCCATTGGAATCCCAAAAAGTAATTCTTTTTCAAGCGTTTGCGCTGATGCCAGACCACTGATGCACACGTTTTCTTTAATGGAAAtggaatctgaaaaaaaacaactagagACTAAGTTGGATGTCAAAAATTCACTCTCGGGGACGACTGCCTTGATAGGAATTCTGAAGAAGAGGAAGTGTCAGGAAGACGGCAGAATAAAGGGGTCTTCTCAGATGTCAAGAAACTTGTTAGCAGTTTCCTCTAACAGTGAGCACTGTTCAGGATCAAGATTTGCATCTTCACTGCCAAAATCGTTATGCG AGAAAGGTGAATTCAACAGGAAGGTGTGCTTCCACTGCAATGCAACTTTCCACAGTGGAGTTAGCTTGTCTAATCACCTACGGGCATATACAAAACGAAAAAGGAATTCCTTACTTGAGGGAAACA CATTCGACTGCAAAGCAAGGAGGCAACGCTCAAGGCCTGGCTCAAAGAAGAAGACACTGCCCTTACCACAAACTCCAGAGGAAATGTACAGGCTCACCTGCAG GTTCTGTGACCTCGTCTTCCAGGGTCCCTTGTCGGTCCAGGAGGACTGGATTAAACATCTACAGAGACACATTATGAACACTAGTGTCCCTCACACTGGGCTAGGCATGGTAGAGGTCACATTGCTGCCCACTGACCCCTCAACTCTCAAGACTGACCAAGACAGCTCTCTGACAGCCACACATGCTGCTTCATGA
- the LOC129089009 gene encoding uncharacterized protein LOC129089009 isoform X1, whose amino-acid sequence MNRQNNSALNPSVLSKGGAPGSMQPPPGRIPQDFKAAMLQIPLKLSNNTNNSISDAAAQTQPAQKPAVKRSADKWKTSFKPLGKQDDSLDKSTDSSQRVEMYDPYDPLSSDSEHEMLRAQDHNKSPPDQDYKLGRQCSSPSTDLRKKRRWASCYSDSLGQPLHRQDSSPETRPTQSQGLSLGHRLHERQAYSLNTESLDRLGFTTISRHLDQMVCSPDMLIHASSAQQFPAFYGGQRTNGVERIIIPEYQREMNTTVRLSPPRLQQDYQQLKYLGTGQEQIPLSTEVPRKSNVDIIMDRSPITCDLCDVELANGQELEDHLESKSHWDTLEHIQQQNNYDDLAIAFIQEVMLYKSHQCSRAIEDGALEALQENDHMTKIEMFHCAACSVFVSTSVSSVHTHITSQEHYTNVKEFQVQQRRSCLDKAETMMKELKPQFEHFLKGGSPFE is encoded by the exons ATGAATCGTCAGAATAACTCTGCGTTGAACCCTTCAGTGCTTTCTAAAGGAGGAGCACCGGGGTCCATGCAGCCTCCACCCGGAAG AATACCCCAGGACTTCAAAGCAGCGATGCTCCAGATCCCACTGAAGCtatcaaacaacacaaacaacagtatTTCTGACGCGGCTGCTCAGACACAACCAGCCCAGAAACCTGCAG TGAAACGTTCTGCTGATAAATGGAAGACTTCATTCAAACCATTAGGAAAACAAGATGACTCTCTGGACAAAAGCACGGACAGTTCACAAAG ggTTGAGATGTATGATCCTTACGACCCACTCTCGTCAGACTCTGAACACGAGATGCTACGTGCCCAAGACCACAACAAGTCCCCACCTGATCAGGATTACAAACTGGGACGCCAGTGTTCGTCTCCAAGTACAGATTTACGTAAAAAACGCCGCTGGGCATCATGCTACTCTGATTCGTTGGGCCAACCCCTCCACAGACAGGACTCTAGCCCTGAAACCAGACCCACCCAGAGTCAGGGTCTCAGTCTAGGTCATAGACTGCATGAACGACAGGCTTATAGCCTCAACACTGAATCACTTGATCGACTGGGTTTTACCACCATAAGTAGACATCTGGACCAGATGGTCTGTAGCCCTGACATGCTTATTCACGCCTCCTCCGCCCAACAGTTTCCTGCATTTtatggaggacagaggaccaACGGGGTGGAGAGGATAATAATCCCAGAATACCAAAGAGAG ATGAACACTACTGTTAGATTATCCCCACCCAGGTTACAGCAGGACTATCAACAGTTGAAATACTTGGGAACAG GACAGGAACAAATACCACTTTCCACAGAGGTGCCAAGAAAGAGCAACGTAGATATAATAATGGACAG GAGCCCCATCACTTGTGACCTTTGTGATGTTGAGTTAGCCAATGGTCAGGAGCTGGAGGATCACTTGGAGAGCAAGAGTCACTGGGACACCCTGGAGCACATCCAGCAGCAGAATAATTATGATGATCTGGCTATAGCCTTCATACAG GAAGTCATGCTGTATAAAAGCCATCAGTGCAGCCGAGCCATAGAGGATGGTGCACTTGAag CTCTGCAGGAAAACGACCACATGACAAAGATTGAAATGTTCCACTGTGCAGCTTGCAGTGTCTTCGTATCCACATCTGTATCTTCAGTGCACACTCACATTACTTCTCAGGAACACTACACCAACGTAAAG GAGTTTCAGGTGCAGCAGAGACGCTCTTGCCTTGACAAAGCAGAAACCATGATGAAGGAGCTGAAACCTCAGTTTGAGCACTTCCTGAAG ggTGGCAGCCCATTTGAATGA